The Maridesulfovibrio sp. genomic sequence GAATTGGATTCGCCGCCAGCTATTACCCAGAACGACTATGAATTACTTCTCTGGTCAACAAATGAGGCAAAGCCTGGACGATCAAAACTTGAGTCTGTTCGTTTTCGCTCCGTTCTCAAAAAGGAACTATACCACGGCGGCAAAATCCGCACTGGAGATGTTCAACACATACCGCACCGCTTCGGAATAAGTGCCGCGCCTATCCAGACCTATGTAGGGGTTGGCATCCGGCAGGCGGACATCGTCAATATTGGTATCAGGGATTCTAAAATTAATATCGAACCTGTTGAGCTGTATACTGGCATTGCCATGCAGCAGGTCGACATAACCACAATACCCATCAGGGAGAACTGATATGGCAAATTTTGAAGGCACTGTTCCTACTAAACAGGGGCTGAATTTGATCGGTAAGGTCGGAACCGGGGTAAAACTCAATTTCACTCGTGTCGCTGTCGGTTCCGGTGTATGGAGTCCCGAACAGGTTGCAAAACCTGCCGCAATGACCGGACTGATTAAAGAGGAAATGACCCTCGCAATCAGCCCGGAATCAATCAAGGCAAAAGAACAGCCGGAAGGAGACGAGCCTGTAGGCTGCTACTCCATGCGGGTGATGCTTACCAACAGCGGATTGGCTTCTGGCTTCGCGCTCCGTGAGATAGGCATTTATGCCACTGACCCTGATCTGGGTGAAATCCTGTACGCTGTGGATTATGCTGGAGACTTGTACGATTACATTCCGGCTTTGCCTGCCAATGCCGCGCCGCTGGAAAAGATCTTTAACCTTGATTTCCTCACCGGAACAGCCAAGCAGATTCTTGTCAATCAGTCGCCTGTGCTGCTGGCTACCGTAGACGACATCGGCGACCACAATACCGACCCTGAGGCACACCCCGATCTGCTGGATCGCCTCGCCACCGGAATCCCGGAAATTCTGACCCCGGCAGATGGTGATGAGGTCGGCGAAACTCCGCTGTTTACGTTCCGTCCATTCAGCGCAACCATAGCTAATACTGCTGAGGATGCAATTCAACTACAGGTCGATCTGGTGTCGGGCAATTTTGGTGCCCCTATCCATGATACTGGCTGGCTGACAACTATTGACGCTGGATATGAATTACCTGCTACATTGTTGGTTGCGGGGCAGAACATTTATAAATCCAGAGTGCGCCGCAGGCTGACTAACGGGTTGATTTCCCCGTGGTCTGATATTCCGACCATGACCACCAAATTAGTATTTGATTATGTAGACCGCGCTAAAAACGTATCACCCAGCCCTGACGCAACCGGGGTTGGAGAATGCCCTACATTTGTGGGTAACGCATTTTCCGTGAGCGGTGATACTGCCGATACTCATGAGGCGACTAGGGGATTTATTTTGAAATCCGGCGTTGTCTTGTATGAAACAGGTGATCTGGGGCCTGTTACCCAGTTTACTCCCCCTCCCGGCTATAATCAGGTTTCCGGGGAATACGAATGGCAGATTCAGTACAAAGGCGCAATTCTCGGTTGGGGTGAAAAATCTGCTCCCACCAGATACTACACCGCCGCCGCATTCATCACCGGTGATGAGGCGGTCTCATTCGATTCGTGGAACGATTACGACAACGCATCAGCCGCAGGTGTTGCTCTGGCTGACGATGCAGCGCTGTATAGCAACGGAGTGGATCAGGATACAGACGATGGGGACTGGACCAGTATTCAGAGCCGGATGAAAATCCGTGGCGGTGTGGATATTAATCTGAAATCGGATACCACTGCCACTGAACTGGTCGCCTCGGATGAACTGACTGCAGGTATGCAGGTAGCCCTCGCCGGGGGGATTATTACTCTGGGGGATGTTACAGAATCATCTATTGATGAGTGGAATCAATTCACTGATATCAGTCCTGCTGATTGGAACAACAAACTCATTGCTGGTAACAAACACCATAGAGAGTTGTATGCACATGTTTTTAACAGTACAGCGGACCTCAATCTCTATAAATCCATCGACAATGGAGTAACGTGGTCAGTCGTTTACACATTCACCAGTGCGGATGTGTCGATACAGAGAGTAGCTGTAATTGATCTGGGTTACATTGTGGTGGCGACATCTGAAAAAGTTTGGATATCAAATGATAACGGAGAAACGTTCACCTGTTTGTGTTCTAGCACTCCATGGTCGTCGACAACTACATTAAACCACATGCAGGTGTCTGCCGATGGTCACTATATATATGTAGGAACAAACAATTCTGGCATATATTACAGCAATGACCATGGTGCTACATTTCAGCCAGCTGGGATTTCCCTATCTATACATAACAATACTGGCCTGATTCTGAATTCTGGTCGGTACGTTACACCCGGTTCCAATACCAGCGATCAAATAGCGTACACTGATAATCATGGTGAAACATGGACGAAACTAACTGATGTCGGCCTTAGTGGTAACAATGATCTTGTATCGATGGCGGAACACACTGAATCAGGGCTAATTTTTGTTGGTGGGTATCCCCACATCTACGCATCGACAGACGGAGGCTTGACTTGGTTCATATGGTTCAACGGGATTACGGACTTAGAAGATATTAGTTATATATATTATATACGTTTAATAGGCGACTACATATATGCTTCTACAGGAACTGGTGGTGATATCGTTGGGTTAATGAGAATTAATGTTTATACAAAAGAGGCTGTTGCTGTCAGTAACTCAGGTCGCGTTGCTTATGGACTAAACTATAATGGTGAAGTGCTGGTTCAGAGTAGTTTTTATAGTGCTGGCGGTTATGTAACAGATTCAATTTGTACATCAGCGATATCGGGGCCTCTGTACTCCGCAGATATATCAGCTGCCGGACTTACCGAAGCCCCGACACGCGCTTGTTTTCTGCCCCAGCTCCTCGCCGCAACCGGCGCGGAATCTACCGCATTCACCACTGACGATTTCAGCGAAATTGATATTGATACAGCAACCCTCGGCACTGATACCGATGAGGATCGGCCCGACTTCATGCTGCTGACCTCAGCCAAAACCACTCCGGCCAGCACATTCCGCCGGGTGGCTATCGGCGTTAGCGGGCTGAGTGAGGACAGCGAGTGCAGAATTGCAGAAACCCAGTGCGATACCTGGATGGAGGGCTAAACCATGAGTTTTGACATTAATAATCTGACTGCGGAACAGGAGGACCTGCTGGCCGAGAAATTGCTCGGCAGGCTGGTCAAAAAAATGAGGAACCGGGATACGGTAATCATCCCCGGAGACAAAAAATCTACCAACGCAAACCTGCGTATCGTTGACAGCGGCATGATTTCCAACGAGACGCGCACGGCTCTGGCTGAGGCCATGGCGGCGACCAACGAGGCAACCACTATTGCTGAACTGAGAGAGGCCGTGGTTGATTATCAGGCTGCGGTGAATAAGGTTTTGTTGGGAGGGTGAGGAGTGAGCGAGGTAATGGTAAAACGGTAAACGCTAACCGAAAACGCCATATAACGGCATTTTAAATCTTTTTTGATGTCTGGTTAGGCAAAAACCATAAAGAACGCTCTAAATCGATCTTTGAAAATTAAATACTGACCATAAAAGACTAGCAGCCCGGCACAATGCCGGGCTGCTGGAGTACAGTTTGGAGTAGGTCGGGGATCATGACTCCCCAACCGAAGCGATGTTGACGCATCGCCCCACGGCCCTACGCGCGGAAATCAGCCGCACGCAGAGATAACCCGCCACTCCGTAACTTGATCAAGTCGGATAGCTGTTTACCACTTGGGCCAGACATAGACAATCGAAATGAGAAAAAACGAATTCAGATGCGGAACATGTAAAAGGCTGCTGGCCATCGGCACAGGCAACCTTTCAATTAAATGCCCCAGATGTGGGGCAATGAATCACCTGAGAGCCACGAGCACCAAAGAAGAAAGCCATAGAGCCTCGTTAGGAGTACCTAATGAAGGTAGGCAGCCTATTCAGCGGAGTCGGTCTAACTGACTTCGGTCTGGAACTGGCCGGGTTCGAGCACGCCTGGTTCTGCGAGATAGAACCATACGCACAAGACATACTCGCCAAGAGATGGCCCGGAAGAACAATCTATAAGGATATAAAGGAGCTTGATGGAAATGAAGTTGAAAAAGTCGACCTGCTCTCAGGTGGGTTCCCATGTCAGGACGTCTCCTGCGGCGGCAAGCGCAAAGGGATCACGAAAGAAACCCGCTCTGGACTCTGGTACGAATATGCCCGTATTATTCGCCAAGTTCAGCCGAAATACGTACTCATTGAGAATGTACCCGGACTCCGTTCCAAAGGGTTTGAAATTGTCCTCAAAGAGCTAGCCGCGATCGGGTATGATGCTGAATGGATCGTGTTATCTGCTGCCCAGTTTGGTGCGCCGCATCTCCGTGAAAGGCTGTTCATTGTTGCCTACCCCCACAGTGCAGGGGATGACGACCCAACTGGCCCACGGCGGATATTTACGGAAGAACGAATCAATGCGCACGACTTCCAACTTGATTCCGAGGCTTGCTGGAATAATATACAAGTTAACCGGACCTCGCCCGAAAGCATTTGCGAAGCATATCCCGGACCCGTCATTCATCGAATGGATGATGGGCATACCGACTGGCTGGACCGACTCAAAGCACTCGGCAACGGCATCACACCACAGCAAGCGCATTTTGTCGGCAGTTTGATCATGGATCACAGTTTTAACATGTTGAATTTGCTGAAGAATTAAGCAGGTTAGTCAATATGCTGAAATAATTGAATAAATCAAAGAAAACGTTCCAACAAAAAAGGCCGGATGATCCGGCCTTTACAATTTGCGTTCCAGCTATGCAAAATATGCAAGGTTTAATTCTCAAGTTGAATGTCCGAAATTCTCAGGTAGGATGTCCGCTTACAATAGGGTCAACAAAGGTTGACCGTTCGGTTGACCGTCCATAAAAAAAGGGTCTAGGAATTACTCCTAAACCCTTGAATTTACTGGTAGGCACGAGCAGCTTTGAACTGCTGACCTCTTGCGTGTCAAGCAAGCGCTCTCCCCCTGAGCTACGCGCCTATTTTTGTGTCAACTCGGTGTCGACGAAGAAGGTTCTACGTAAGAGGGGCTTCCCTGTCAAGCAGGTTTTTTATGTTTTTGCGTGATTCTGTTTCTTTTTCATAATAATCAGATGGTTGAGGACCTGATTGTGCGGACATACTGTC encodes the following:
- a CDS encoding zinc finger domain-containing protein, producing MRKNEFRCGTCKRLLAIGTGNLSIKCPRCGAMNHLRATSTKEESHRASLGVPNEGRQPIQRSRSN
- a CDS encoding DNA (cytosine-5-)-methyltransferase, encoding MKVGSLFSGVGLTDFGLELAGFEHAWFCEIEPYAQDILAKRWPGRTIYKDIKELDGNEVEKVDLLSGGFPCQDVSCGGKRKGITKETRSGLWYEYARIIRQVQPKYVLIENVPGLRSKGFEIVLKELAAIGYDAEWIVLSAAQFGAPHLRERLFIVAYPHSAGDDDPTGPRRIFTEERINAHDFQLDSEACWNNIQVNRTSPESICEAYPGPVIHRMDDGHTDWLDRLKALGNGITPQQAHFVGSLIMDHSFNMLNLLKN